One genomic window of Hydra vulgaris chromosome 03, alternate assembly HydraT2T_AEP includes the following:
- the LOC100215772 gene encoding large ribosomal subunit protein uL24 — protein MKKNSMVSSSRRKCRKAHFSAPSSVRRKLMSAPLSKELRTKYSVRSLPVRKDDEVIVTRGPFKSTQPGKVISAYRKKWVLHIERVQREKANGATVSVGIHPSKVELVKLKLDPDRKKILNRKSKKNLQEKGKHKEEDVAMAAAE, from the exons atgaagaaaaatagtATGGTATCTTCTTCAAGGCGCAAATGTCGAAAAGCTCACTTCTCTGCTCCAAGCAGCGTGCGAAGAAAGTTAATGAGTGCTCCTCTGTCTAAAGAACTTAGAACTAAATACTCTGTACGTTCTTTGCCTGTTAGAAAAGACGACGAAGTTATTGTTACACGTGGACCCTTTAAAAGTACTCAACCAGGAAAAGTTATCAGTGCCTACCGAAAAAAATGGGTTTTGCATATTGAAAGAGTTCAAAGAGAAAAAGCTAATGGAGCAACTGTTAGTGTTGGAATTCATCCAAGCAAG GTTGAACTTGTGAAACTAAAGTTAGATCCTGATcgcaagaaaattttaaatagaaaaagcaaaaaaaatctacaagaaAAAGGCAAGCATAAAGAAGAAGATGTTGCTATGGCTGCTGCGGAGTAA